Proteins from one Gimesia maris genomic window:
- a CDS encoding DUF1559 domain-containing protein translates to MKRLTSKRGFTLIELLVVIAIIAILIALLLPAVQQAREAARRSTCKNNMKQLGLALHNYNETHGVLPPGCINGAGSAALGDQEATNGLNHTGFTLLLPFIDQGPLYNKWNFDIASGGATNGFFTSVAGGWPNDNTPLGQTILPALLCPSDEGQTLEVRTDSSWMATSAARSNYLFCGGSHYCGWPGRGLYSAYRESANDMPSGIKTQSQGMFGFNGAAKFKAVTDGLSNSIAMTEGCIYGKRDDAYSPLWAQHRVYGSFAVNHPNLDPNHINNKRYHINGPYDALGAAGAGTADDPRIYVTVASSVHEGGCHVLMGDGAVRFLSENMDHTQYALLTRIHDGQPTGEY, encoded by the coding sequence ATGAAGCGACTCACATCCAAACGGGGCTTTACACTGATCGAACTGCTGGTGGTCATCGCCATCATTGCAATTCTGATCGCACTGCTGCTGCCTGCAGTGCAGCAGGCGCGCGAAGCAGCACGCAGATCCACCTGCAAAAATAACATGAAGCAGTTGGGGCTGGCACTACACAACTATAATGAAACCCATGGCGTGCTACCTCCAGGATGCATTAACGGGGCAGGTTCTGCGGCTCTAGGTGATCAAGAGGCAACGAACGGGTTAAACCACACCGGTTTTACATTACTGCTGCCATTCATCGATCAGGGACCACTCTATAACAAATGGAATTTTGATATTGCCAGTGGCGGGGCGACGAACGGCTTTTTTACTTCTGTCGCAGGCGGATGGCCTAACGACAATACCCCACTGGGACAGACGATTCTGCCGGCACTCTTATGCCCTTCTGATGAAGGTCAGACCCTTGAAGTCAGGACTGATAGCAGCTGGATGGCAACAAGTGCCGCCAGATCAAATTATCTATTTTGCGGCGGATCACATTACTGTGGCTGGCCTGGAAGAGGTCTGTATTCGGCCTATCGTGAAAGTGCTAATGATATGCCCAGCGGCATAAAAACCCAGTCACAGGGTATGTTCGGATTTAACGGGGCTGCTAAATTCAAAGCAGTTACTGACGGGCTCAGCAACTCAATTGCCATGACTGAAGGCTGCATTTACGGGAAACGCGATGATGCATATTCTCCCTTATGGGCGCAGCATCGTGTCTATGGATCGTTCGCTGTGAACCACCCCAATCTTGATCCCAACCACATCAACAACAAGCGGTATCATATTAATGGGCCTTACGATGCCCTTGGCGCGGCGGGTGCAGGTACAGCGGATGATCCCAGAATTTATGTGACTGTGGCCTCCAGTGTCCATGAAGGGGGCTGTCATGTTTTGATGGGAGATGGTGCTGTTCGCTTCTTAAGTGAAAATATGGATCACACTCAGTACGCTCTCCTCACACGCATCCATGATGGTCAACCCACGGGTGAATATTAA
- a CDS encoding peptidylprolyl isomerase — MGDPFPNPHATKAKTNSNRKIIFFAAGTGLVLLAGVLLFQTFNAKTGAAGEDKSAGTVRISGNQPSARTQPVAKVGSVVISEDELARECIALYGPEVLENVINRAIIEQACQKAGVNVEQAEVHAEVEKIAKRFNLDTKTWYEMLQAERKMNPNQYRRNVIWPMLALRKLAGQRTKLSQDQVQKAFVRDYGPRVKARMIMMDNLSRAQKVWDEVKKNPGDFERFARDYSIEPNSRALGGAIQPIPQFSENESLWKAAFKLKEGEVSGIVQIGLSRYAILLCEGRTEPIVNSIKEVENQLVDQLTEEQTQEAVARVFAKLKEQTRVDNYITGTTTGGVSQTSGTSFSNGQPGQSGGAIPSPTQGLNGSPR, encoded by the coding sequence ATGGGCGACCCATTCCCAAACCCGCATGCGACCAAAGCCAAGACTAACTCAAATCGAAAAATTATCTTTTTCGCAGCCGGTACAGGACTGGTGCTTTTAGCCGGCGTCCTCTTGTTCCAGACGTTCAACGCCAAAACAGGTGCCGCCGGTGAAGACAAATCAGCGGGTACGGTCCGCATTTCCGGAAATCAGCCATCTGCTCGTACTCAGCCGGTTGCCAAAGTAGGCAGCGTGGTGATCAGCGAAGATGAACTGGCCCGTGAGTGTATCGCCCTGTATGGACCAGAAGTTCTGGAAAATGTGATCAACCGGGCCATCATCGAACAGGCCTGTCAGAAAGCGGGCGTTAACGTCGAACAGGCAGAAGTGCACGCCGAAGTAGAAAAAATCGCCAAACGCTTTAACCTGGATACCAAAACCTGGTACGAAATGCTGCAGGCAGAGCGCAAAATGAATCCTAATCAGTATCGTCGCAATGTGATCTGGCCAATGCTGGCACTGCGAAAACTGGCTGGACAGCGCACCAAGTTGAGCCAGGACCAGGTGCAGAAAGCCTTCGTGCGGGATTACGGCCCACGCGTCAAAGCCCGCATGATCATGATGGACAACCTGAGCCGTGCTCAGAAAGTCTGGGATGAAGTGAAAAAGAATCCAGGCGACTTTGAACGGTTCGCCCGCGACTATTCTATCGAGCCGAACAGCCGGGCCCTGGGTGGTGCCATTCAGCCAATTCCACAGTTTTCTGAAAATGAAAGCCTCTGGAAAGCCGCCTTCAAACTCAAAGAAGGGGAAGTCTCCGGAATCGTGCAGATCGGACTCAGCCGCTATGCGATTCTGCTCTGCGAAGGCCGGACCGAACCCATCGTAAACAGCATCAAAGAAGTGGAAAACCAGCTGGTTGACCAGTTGACTGAAGAACAGACCCAGGAAGCAGTCGCCCGTGTATTCGCGAAACTGAAAGAACAGACCCGCGTTGATAACTACATCACTGGTACAACCACCGGTGGTGTCTCTCAGACTTCGGGAACGAGCTTCAGCAACGGGCAGCCAGGTCAATCAGGCGGTGCCATCCCCAGCCCCACACAGGGACTGAATGGCTCTCCCCGGTAA
- a CDS encoding carboxypeptidase-like regulatory domain-containing protein — MRCKDQISLLSSLTLLTVFCFGCSGSGTEVQLENVSGVVTMDGKPLADAVVVFVPEKGNPSTAQTDAEGKYQLAHRGNAMGAIPGKHKVLITQGQPPAPEIDPDADMSEIDPETEAGLEDVGNEESSNPNANSGKKNPIPAKYNSNTTLTAEVKAGENTIDFKLESK, encoded by the coding sequence ATGCGCTGTAAAGATCAAATATCGCTACTGTCTTCGTTGACGTTATTGACTGTTTTTTGTTTTGGATGCTCCGGAAGTGGAACGGAAGTCCAACTCGAAAATGTCTCCGGAGTGGTCACAATGGATGGTAAGCCACTTGCCGATGCCGTGGTGGTTTTTGTACCTGAGAAAGGGAATCCTTCCACTGCTCAGACAGATGCAGAGGGAAAGTATCAACTTGCCCATAGAGGCAACGCGATGGGCGCCATTCCCGGGAAGCATAAAGTGCTCATTACACAAGGCCAACCTCCGGCTCCTGAGATCGACCCCGACGCCGATATGTCCGAGATAGATCCAGAAACAGAAGCTGGTTTAGAAGACGTTGGTAACGAAGAATCTTCAAATCCGAATGCGAATTCAGGTAAAAAAAATCCCATCCCGGCAAAATACAATTCGAATACGACTCTGACAGCAGAGGTGAAAGCGGGAGAAAATACCATCGATTTCAAACTGGAGTCGAAATAA
- a CDS encoding aminotransferase class I/II-fold pyridoxal phosphate-dependent enzyme produces the protein MRGESEVPSSDDGFTIPVAERVKRLPPYLFGKINKLKYQKRVAGVDVIDLGMGNPTDPPDPLIVEKMSEALSDPRNHRYSVANGIANLRKEVTSRYWKKYGVRLDPDSEVVTCIGSKEGFSHMCLALMGPGDTAIVPSPSFPVHVYAVMLAAGNVIELDVRQPDQFLSNIAYTCEHLYPKPKVVVVNFPHNPSATVIEQDFYVELVRLARKYSFMVISDFAYADICFDGYKAPSFLATPGATEVGVEFTTMSKGFSMAGWRIGFCSGNSEMVRALSTIKGYYDYGLFQPVQIAAIVAMRHCEAAVDSIAAEYQMRRDVFCDGLERLGWEIDRPKAGMFVWAKIPEPWAQMGSIDFAMKLLDEGGVAVSPGRGFGEDGEGYLRMAIVENSQRLRQAVKQIGKVMKSEEITADK, from the coding sequence ATGCGTGGCGAATCGGAAGTTCCTTCTTCAGACGACGGCTTTACCATCCCCGTTGCTGAACGAGTAAAGCGTTTACCCCCTTACCTTTTTGGAAAAATCAATAAGCTGAAATACCAGAAACGTGTGGCGGGCGTGGATGTGATCGACCTGGGGATGGGGAACCCGACTGACCCGCCTGACCCTTTGATTGTCGAGAAGATGTCGGAAGCACTTTCCGATCCACGGAATCACCGCTATTCCGTTGCGAACGGCATTGCCAACCTCAGAAAAGAAGTGACGTCCCGCTACTGGAAAAAATATGGGGTCCGCCTCGATCCCGATTCGGAAGTCGTGACCTGTATCGGCTCCAAAGAGGGTTTCAGTCACATGTGCCTGGCCTTAATGGGCCCCGGGGACACCGCCATTGTGCCCTCCCCCTCGTTCCCAGTCCACGTTTACGCCGTGATGCTGGCCGCAGGAAATGTCATCGAACTGGATGTCCGCCAGCCGGACCAGTTCCTGTCGAACATCGCTTACACCTGCGAACACCTGTATCCCAAACCCAAAGTCGTCGTGGTGAACTTCCCCCACAATCCGAGCGCCACCGTCATCGAACAGGATTTCTACGTGGAACTGGTTCGACTGGCCCGGAAATACTCGTTCATGGTGATCAGCGACTTTGCTTATGCCGACATCTGCTTTGATGGCTACAAGGCACCCAGCTTCCTGGCAACTCCCGGTGCAACCGAAGTTGGCGTCGAATTTACGACCATGAGTAAAGGCTTCAGTATGGCCGGCTGGCGTATCGGCTTCTGCTCTGGAAATTCAGAGATGGTCCGTGCGCTCTCCACCATCAAAGGATATTATGACTACGGACTGTTTCAACCGGTCCAGATCGCTGCCATCGTCGCAATGCGGCACTGCGAAGCCGCGGTCGACAGTATCGCCGCCGAATACCAGATGCGCCGCGATGTCTTCTGTGACGGCCTGGAACGCCTCGGCTGGGAAATCGATCGCCCTAAAGCCGGCATGTTCGTCTGGGCCAAGATCCCGGAGCCCTGGGCTCAGATGGGGTCGATCGATTTCGCGATGAAGCTGCTGGATGAAGGAGGCGTTGCCGTCAGTCCGGGACGTGGTTTCGGTGAAGACGGTGAAGGCTACCTGCGAATGGCAATCGTCGAAAACTCGCAGCGTTTGCGACAAGCCGTTAAGCAGATCGGCAAAGTGATGAAGTCGGAAGAAATCACCGCGGACAAATAA
- a CDS encoding DUF1559 domain-containing protein — translation MKRLAAKRGFTLIELLVVIAIIAILIALLLPAVQQAREAARRSTCKNNMKQLGIALHNYHETHRIFPQMHVEYARNTDYDPPGGESFLPWSVMILPFMDQGPLYNKINMNAAWRDSSNSNAVLQPTLIKTPIATFACPSDPADGLNPNIGNYGKSNYVGPYSCYRLLPGTTTISGVTPAWANHTARNMKSFRDGLSNVILLGERTTEGGYNGAIWAGAHNSLNSTYGYLGNWYYHTAVVRTFEGWSTNSDQALSSYYMINGKNNAAGAANGWGLSSSHEGGCHFLLGDGTVRFISENVNGDTLIFLCGINDKNVVGEF, via the coding sequence ATGAAACGGCTCGCAGCAAAACGGGGTTTCACCCTGATCGAACTTCTGGTGGTCATCGCCATCATCGCTATTCTCATTGCCCTGCTCTTACCCGCAGTGCAACAGGCAAGAGAAGCAGCACGCAGAAGTACCTGCAAAAACAATATGAAGCAACTTGGGATTGCTTTACACAACTACCACGAAACACATCGTATCTTTCCGCAGATGCACGTTGAGTACGCGCGAAATACAGATTATGACCCACCTGGCGGAGAAAGCTTCCTCCCCTGGAGTGTCATGATTCTGCCCTTTATGGATCAGGGTCCACTTTATAACAAAATTAATATGAACGCGGCCTGGCGTGATTCGTCAAATTCGAATGCGGTCCTTCAGCCGACTCTTATCAAAACTCCAATTGCGACCTTCGCCTGTCCTTCGGATCCTGCAGATGGTTTGAATCCAAACATTGGTAACTATGGAAAATCAAACTATGTAGGTCCTTACTCATGTTATCGACTGCTCCCTGGTACGACGACAATTTCGGGAGTCACACCAGCCTGGGCTAATCACACTGCTCGAAACATGAAATCATTTCGTGATGGGTTGAGTAATGTGATTCTGCTTGGGGAAAGAACCACAGAGGGTGGGTACAATGGTGCGATCTGGGCAGGCGCGCATAACTCCCTCAATTCCACGTACGGTTACCTTGGGAACTGGTATTACCACACTGCAGTGGTGCGTACCTTTGAAGGCTGGTCAACAAACTCAGATCAAGCCTTGTCTTCGTACTACATGATTAATGGCAAAAATAACGCTGCTGGCGCTGCGAACGGCTGGGGACTAAGCAGTTCCCATGAAGGCGGCTGCCATTTCCTGTTAGGCGATGGTACGGTTCGGTTTATTAGCGAAAATGTCAACGGTGATACCCTGATTTTCCTGTGTGGTATCAATGATAAAAATGTTGTGGGTGAGTTTTAA
- a CDS encoding sialidase family protein — MNHGRGYCVGVSVAVLAGLIQINCLPAGEDEKKTTDQSRMIQRVLRLPARENNPRNSEGDFITLKDGRILFVYTHFTGGAADHSSAFLAGRYSSDGGKTWTQADETIIENDGKQNIMSVSLLRLQDGRIALFYARKNSLHDLLPVMRLSVDEGAHWSEPVEIIPQKEVGYYVLNNDRVIQLKNGRIVVPLALHQNLPGSDRFNPNAKFLCYYSDDQGKTWQRGTEVVVETQPGGKQPYMQEPGLVELKDGTLMGFCRTNGGSQYVAFSQDGGQTFSELKPSQIISPVSPASIERIPSTGDLLLVWNNHQGIDAKLSGKRTPLTLAISKDEGKTWQQIQNIETNPNGWYCYTAIEFTKDGVLLGHCAGDRTKNNGLAESQITLVPLSVIYGK; from the coding sequence ATGAATCATGGTCGAGGTTATTGTGTTGGTGTGTCTGTTGCTGTTCTTGCTGGCCTGATACAAATCAACTGTCTGCCAGCGGGAGAAGATGAGAAAAAAACGACGGATCAATCGAGAATGATTCAACGTGTGTTGAGATTACCGGCGCGCGAGAATAACCCCCGGAACAGCGAAGGAGATTTTATCACGCTGAAAGACGGACGTATTCTGTTTGTCTATACTCATTTCACAGGTGGTGCCGCAGATCACTCCTCAGCGTTCCTGGCTGGTCGCTATTCATCCGACGGCGGCAAGACCTGGACTCAGGCAGATGAAACGATCATCGAAAATGACGGCAAGCAGAATATCATGTCGGTCTCTCTGCTGCGGCTGCAGGACGGACGAATCGCTTTGTTTTATGCGAGAAAAAATTCGCTTCATGACCTGCTGCCTGTCATGCGTCTCAGCGTTGATGAAGGTGCTCACTGGAGTGAACCCGTTGAGATCATTCCTCAAAAAGAAGTCGGTTATTATGTCTTGAATAATGATCGAGTCATACAGTTGAAGAATGGTCGTATCGTGGTGCCCCTGGCATTGCATCAGAACCTGCCTGGATCGGACCGCTTCAATCCGAATGCGAAATTTCTCTGTTATTACTCTGATGATCAGGGAAAAACATGGCAGCGTGGAACAGAAGTGGTTGTTGAAACGCAACCGGGTGGCAAGCAGCCTTACATGCAGGAGCCTGGTTTGGTTGAACTGAAAGACGGGACCCTGATGGGATTCTGTCGTACGAATGGCGGCAGTCAGTATGTCGCGTTTTCACAAGATGGAGGCCAGACGTTTTCCGAACTGAAGCCATCCCAGATTATTTCTCCCGTCTCGCCGGCATCCATAGAACGCATTCCTTCTACGGGTGACTTACTGCTGGTCTGGAATAATCACCAGGGAATCGATGCCAAACTGAGCGGCAAGCGGACGCCGCTGACCCTGGCTATTTCCAAAGACGAAGGCAAGACCTGGCAGCAGATTCAGAATATCGAAACCAATCCGAATGGCTGGTACTGTTACACGGCGATTGAGTTCACGAAAGATGGCGTACTACTGGGGCACTGTGCCGGCGATCGTACGAAAAATAATGGACTCGCGGAGTCACAAATCACGCTGGTCCCCCTGTCTGTCATCTACGGGAAGTAA
- a CDS encoding glycosyltransferase family 4 protein — protein sequence MRVAHIITRMIIGGAQQNTLYTVEDQYRDYQDEVILMTGPTTGPEGTLIPRAEQGGFDLQILPHLTRSISPLNDWQAYRELIAALRAYQPDLVHTHSSKAGILGRAAAWKLKLPTVHTIHGAAFHFGQSPVNYHAYIAAEKWAARRCDRLISVCDAMTDQYVAAGITTRDRCDTVYSGMEVEPFLTPPRPPEEVRRELGIEPEQIVIGKVARLFHLKGHKYLIEAAKQVVDVQPGVRFLLIGDGILRAEFEARIAELGLSDHFIFAGLVPPERVPELIHAMDIVVHTSVWEGLARVLPQGLIASKPVVSYDVDGAREVVIPEETGYLLPPESIESLAQALIELASDPEKRRRFGQTGRDRFTDQFRHQTMTRQLREIYQRVLDERQS from the coding sequence GTGAGAGTCGCACATATTATCACTCGTATGATTATCGGCGGCGCGCAGCAGAATACGCTTTATACGGTCGAAGATCAGTACCGGGATTACCAGGATGAAGTGATTCTGATGACCGGTCCCACTACTGGTCCGGAGGGCACGCTCATTCCCCGCGCGGAACAGGGAGGTTTTGATCTGCAGATACTGCCCCATCTGACGCGGAGTATCAGTCCCCTGAATGACTGGCAAGCGTATCGGGAGTTGATTGCAGCGCTGCGGGCGTACCAGCCCGATCTGGTTCACACGCACAGTTCCAAAGCAGGTATTCTGGGAAGGGCCGCCGCCTGGAAGTTGAAACTGCCGACCGTCCATACAATCCATGGTGCCGCCTTTCATTTTGGCCAGTCCCCCGTGAATTATCACGCTTACATCGCTGCAGAGAAGTGGGCCGCCCGGCGTTGTGACCGGCTCATCAGCGTCTGTGATGCCATGACCGATCAGTATGTTGCTGCCGGAATTACCACCAGGGATCGTTGTGACACTGTCTACAGCGGCATGGAAGTCGAACCGTTTCTCACGCCCCCCCGACCACCGGAAGAAGTACGTCGTGAACTGGGCATCGAACCGGAGCAGATCGTCATTGGAAAAGTGGCGCGGCTGTTTCACCTCAAAGGGCACAAATATCTGATTGAAGCGGCGAAACAGGTGGTCGATGTGCAACCTGGCGTTCGGTTTTTATTGATCGGCGATGGTATTCTTCGCGCAGAATTCGAAGCGCGCATTGCCGAGCTGGGACTCTCGGACCATTTCATCTTTGCCGGACTGGTTCCCCCCGAACGCGTACCGGAACTCATTCACGCCATGGATATCGTGGTGCATACCAGTGTCTGGGAAGGACTGGCCCGTGTGCTGCCTCAAGGGCTGATTGCCAGTAAGCCCGTTGTTTCCTACGATGTGGACGGTGCCCGCGAAGTGGTGATACCCGAAGAAACCGGTTATCTGCTACCGCCGGAGTCGATTGAATCGCTGGCGCAGGCGTTGATTGAACTTGCCTCTGATCCGGAAAAGCGCCGTCGGTTCGGTCAGACGGGGCGCGACCGGTTCACGGATCAGTTTCGACATCAAACCATGACCCGCCAATTACGTGAGATTTATCAGCGGGTCCTGGATGAGCGTCAGTCATAA
- a CDS encoding SPFH domain-containing protein, which produces MGFWMDKLRAELVDIIEWIDDSKHTMTWRFPRYQNEIKNGAQLIVRPGQMALFVHRGQVADVFEPGHYELKTDNLPILATLQGWKHGFNSPFRSEVYFVNTTQITDLKWGTPNPIMLRDPEFGPIRLRAFGNYSLKANDPRILVKELVGTNAEFHSEEINELLRSIINSSFADLIGESKYAALDLASKYTEISTELKKIVNERIDDEYGLETPQLLIVNISLPETVEKALDTRTSMGVIGDMNKFQQFQMGQAMLSAAENPSGGGAADGMGLGMGFAMANRMMQSPGMGAPGQMTPPPPPAAWHIAVNGQSQGPYSLEQISQGIAGGQITDQTQVWSAGMSGWLPASQVPQLTGYFQATPPPPPPPPAG; this is translated from the coding sequence ATGGGATTCTGGATGGATAAACTGCGAGCCGAACTCGTAGATATTATTGAGTGGATCGATGATTCAAAACATACCATGACCTGGCGGTTTCCCCGTTATCAGAATGAAATCAAAAATGGGGCGCAGCTGATTGTCCGACCCGGGCAGATGGCTTTATTTGTGCATCGCGGACAGGTGGCCGACGTGTTCGAGCCGGGGCATTATGAGCTCAAAACCGATAACCTGCCGATCCTGGCGACACTGCAGGGGTGGAAACATGGCTTCAACAGCCCCTTCCGTTCGGAAGTCTACTTCGTTAATACCACACAAATTACCGATTTGAAATGGGGGACCCCCAATCCCATCATGCTCCGCGATCCGGAATTCGGTCCAATACGCCTGCGGGCTTTCGGGAACTATTCACTCAAAGCCAATGATCCGCGAATCCTGGTGAAAGAACTGGTGGGCACCAATGCGGAGTTCCATTCAGAAGAAATCAACGAACTGTTACGCTCCATCATCAACAGTTCGTTCGCCGATCTGATTGGGGAGTCAAAATATGCGGCACTGGATCTCGCTTCGAAATATACCGAGATTTCCACAGAACTGAAAAAAATAGTCAATGAACGAATCGATGATGAATATGGTCTGGAGACTCCTCAGCTGCTGATTGTGAATATTTCCCTGCCGGAAACGGTGGAAAAAGCCCTGGATACCCGGACCAGCATGGGTGTGATTGGTGATATGAATAAGTTCCAGCAGTTCCAGATGGGACAGGCGATGCTCTCGGCTGCAGAAAATCCATCAGGGGGAGGCGCAGCAGACGGAATGGGACTGGGCATGGGGTTCGCGATGGCGAATCGGATGATGCAGTCTCCCGGAATGGGGGCACCCGGCCAGATGACACCGCCGCCGCCACCAGCGGCCTGGCACATCGCCGTGAATGGTCAGTCGCAGGGACCCTATTCCCTCGAACAGATTTCGCAGGGAATCGCCGGGGGACAGATCACCGATCAGACGCAGGTCTGGTCAGCCGGGATGTCAGGCTGGTTACCCGCAAGCCAGGTCCCCCAACTCACGGGCTACTTTCAGGCAACACCACCTCCGCCACCACCACCACCGGCTGGTTAA
- a CDS encoding right-handed parallel beta-helix repeat-containing protein yields MKSLPFSRREFLGTAVGGGLGMLSLSRLINAGLPTVNDPRATDGDSRFEPDWEERLSISVGPKSGDIIGASDKALQAAIDYIAGKGGGTVRLLPGTFTLRNALHLPSKIRLQGSGPETIITKGASETVALSEDSDWYDQEITLEKSAGFQVGDGVVLVTKNPSTGSQDVIKRTLVARSGNRFKLNEGLRKNLWLSGKPTVSSLFPLLTSEYTKNVLIENLTLDGNRENNTNLNGNYGGCIFLQDCNRYTIRNVTARNYNGDGISFQICHDVKVEGCHSHDNADLGVHPGSGSQRPLIVNNRFENNHIGLFWCWGVKFGLAEKNQLKGNDISISIGHNDTDNVMRENVIRDSHQVGILFRNDVRGKNFWANRNTVVRNQIINSGAAEGVAIDVTGKTSDLTITDNIISEERQPMQRTGIRIGPDAGTIKLAENQIQGFMKSIDDQRQTT; encoded by the coding sequence ATGAAATCATTGCCCTTTTCCCGTCGCGAATTTTTAGGTACCGCTGTTGGCGGTGGCTTGGGGATGCTCTCATTGAGCCGGCTCATCAATGCGGGGCTGCCGACTGTGAACGACCCGCGCGCCACTGACGGCGACTCGAGATTTGAACCCGACTGGGAAGAACGCCTTTCCATTTCCGTAGGTCCGAAATCAGGAGACATTATCGGTGCGAGCGACAAAGCGCTGCAGGCGGCGATTGACTACATAGCGGGAAAAGGGGGAGGCACGGTCCGCCTGCTGCCTGGAACCTTTACGCTGCGAAATGCGTTGCATCTGCCATCGAAGATTCGGTTGCAGGGAAGTGGACCGGAGACGATCATCACAAAAGGGGCTTCCGAAACGGTGGCGCTCTCTGAAGATTCTGACTGGTACGATCAGGAGATTACGCTGGAGAAGTCGGCGGGCTTTCAGGTGGGAGATGGAGTGGTTCTCGTGACAAAGAATCCGAGTACCGGCAGTCAGGATGTCATTAAACGCACGCTGGTGGCACGTTCCGGAAACCGGTTCAAGTTGAACGAAGGGCTCCGCAAAAATTTGTGGCTTTCCGGCAAGCCTACAGTGTCATCTCTGTTTCCGTTGTTAACCAGCGAATACACGAAAAATGTCCTGATCGAAAATCTGACGCTGGATGGAAATCGGGAAAACAATACCAATCTGAATGGCAACTACGGTGGCTGTATTTTTCTGCAGGACTGCAATCGCTACACGATACGCAATGTGACCGCGAGGAATTACAACGGGGACGGCATCAGCTTTCAGATCTGTCACGATGTCAAAGTCGAGGGTTGTCACAGTCATGACAATGCCGACCTGGGTGTTCATCCCGGATCAGGGTCGCAGCGACCGTTGATTGTGAACAACCGCTTCGAAAATAACCACATCGGACTGTTCTGGTGCTGGGGTGTGAAATTTGGCCTGGCGGAAAAGAATCAGTTGAAAGGCAATGACATCAGTATTTCGATTGGCCATAACGATACCGATAACGTGATGCGGGAAAATGTCATCCGTGACAGTCACCAGGTTGGTATTTTGTTCCGCAATGATGTCCGTGGGAAAAACTTCTGGGCGAATCGAAATACGGTGGTCAGGAATCAGATCATCAACAGCGGAGCCGCAGAGGGGGTCGCCATTGATGTGACCGGCAAGACTTCCGATTTGACAATTACCGATAACATCATCAGCGAAGAACGCCAGCCGATGCAGCGCACCGGGATCCGCATTGGACCCGATGCGGGCACGATCAAACTGGCGGAGAATCAGATTCAGGGATTCATGAAATCGATTGACGACCAGCGACAGACAACCTGA